The genome window GGCAGACCCGGTTCTGGTTCATGTGGGACGAGCTCACGCGAGGAGCCCTCGCCGCGGTGGTCCTCGTCGACACCCGCCGCCTCGACGAAAGCTTTCCCGCGGTCGACTACTTCGAGCGGCTCGGCCTGCCCTTCCTGGTCGCTGTGAACGTGTTCGACGACGCCAGCCACTACGACCCCGACGAAGTCGCCTCCGCCCTGGCGCTGCCGTCCACGGTTCCGGTCGTGCTGTGCGATGCCCGTCTGAGCACGGACGCGACCGGCGTACTCGCCCGTCTCATCGACCACGTGCTCACCCACTCGTATTCTCCTGCCGCCGTTCTCCAGGGAGCACAGCTGTGAACCCCCACGCTCCGTCCGATCTCCTGTCCACCACCAGGCACGACACCGACTGGCAGAGCCACCTGCCCGAGGTCTTCGACCCCATGGCTCCGCCCGTGGAGGCGTTCGACGCCTTCGCCCGGCAGGTCGCCGACGTGCTCGGCACTCCCTACGCCATGCTCAACTGGGTCGGCGACGAACAGTACTTCCTCGGTCTCGCCAATCCCGCCGACAGCGAACTGCCCGTGCTGGGCCGCACCCTGCCGCTGACCCACGGCTTCTGCCCGCACGTCGTCCAGCGCCGGGGCTCGCTGGTTCTGACCGACGTCCTCGATTTCGATGCCTTCGCCGGCAACCCGGTCGTCGACGAACTCGGGGTCCGCATGTACGCAGGAGCCCCCCTCATCGACAAGCGTACGAACCACGTCTGGGGCACCGTCTGCGGGATCGACATCGAGCCGCGCGCTCGCTCGCAAGGCCGCCCGGTGTGGACGCGCATCGACCACATGCGCGACCTGCTCATGACCGAGCTCTACCTCCGTACCAGCCCGTAGCAGGACCCGCGCCCAGCAGCACCGTTCGCGACCACCACCCCAAGGGGGAGACCACGATGCCCACGATGTCGTCCACGACTGCGGATCTCACGCCCGACTACGAAGCCCTGGTCCAGCACTTCGACGAGTTCGCCACCGCGGAAGTCGCCCCCCGAGTCCAGCGCATGGAGTCCTCCCCCCACGCCGTGGAACGCGACCTGGCCCTGCTCATGGCCGAACAGGGATGGTTCGGCGCCACGATCCCCCGCCAGTACGGCGGTATGCACGCGGGACATCTCGCCAAAACCCTCATGATCCAGAGGATGGCGCGGGCCTCGGGCGCGGCCGGCGCCATCCTGCAGGCCAGCCAGCTGCCCGTATCGATGCTCATCCACTTCGGCAGCGACGAGCAGAAGGCCCTGCTGCTGCCCCAGGTCTCCTGCGGGGACACGCTGCTGTCGATCGCGGTGACCGAAGAGGAGACCGGCAGCCATGTGCTCGGCATGGAGACCACCGCCCGCCGCGACGGCAACGACTGGATCCTCGACGGCAGCAAGGTCCACATCGGCAACAGCCACATCGCCCACTTCCACTGCGTCGTGGCCCGCACCGCCTCCGCCGACACGGCCGGCTCCCGCGCCCTGACCGCGTTCCTCGTCGAACACGACCGCGACGGACTGACCGTCGAACCGCACCGGCCCGCCCTCGGCCTGCACGGCTTCACCTTCGGCAAGCTCACCTTCGACGGCGTACGCATACCCGAGGCCAACGTGATCGGCGAAGTAGGCGACGGCAAAGACATCGCCTACAGCAGCAGCATCCTCTACGGCCGGCCCAACCTCGCCGCGGTCTCCCTCGGCATCCACGAAGCGATCATGGAATGCGCGGCCGGCTTCCTTCAGGGCCGCCGCCGCTACAACGGCGCCCTCGCCGACCTTCCCGTCCTGCGCGACCGGGTCGGCGACATGAAGTCCCGGCTCATGGCGAGCCGCGACCTCGCCCACCACGCCGTACGCATGCTCGACTCCGGCCGCCCCTGCGACGACCTCCTCATCAACTCCAAGTACCTCAACCACAAATGGGCCGTGCAATCGGGCCAGGACGCCATGGAACTGCACGGCGCCCACGCCCTGCGCACGGACTACCCCCTCCAACGGCTGTGGCGGGACGTCCAGCACACCTACGCGCCCGCCGGAACCGGTGAGGTACAGCGCCAGCGCCTGGCGGAAACCGAGCTCGGTGCCCCTCCCATCCAGTGGTCCGAACGGCTCGCCGCCAAAACCTCGCTCTTCCTCCCCACCAGCACAGCCGCCTGACTCCCAGACACCCACGCCCTCCAACACAACAACCAGCTGCGGGAACTCCCGCCCGCAATGTCTTCCTCCGGGACCCACCGTCCGCCTCCAGGCCCCACCCGCCACGTGGGGCCTGCCAACCGCGCGGCCGGTCCCGGTGCCCGCCACCAGCCGCCTCCCTGTCCGTTCCGCCGAAAGCCAGTTGATGAAGAGCCGAGCGCCCCTGTCTCCCCTGTTGTGGTGGCAGCCCAAAGCCCGCACCGGGCATGGATTCCCAGGACACCTCCACCTCAGCGCCGCACCGAGCAGCAACCTCGTGGTCACACGCGCCGCCGTCCCAATCTGCCCACAGCCCGGCCAGGTACCGATCACGGTCAGGGGGACGGGGGTGTGACGATCATCGACGTCCCCAATGAGACACGGGGCCACTCCGGGCTCGCCGAGGAAATCGAGCAGATCCTGCGGGACACCGCGTCTTTGATCCAGGAGGTCACGGACCTGTCCTGCCCGACGCTGGTGTTCCGGCTGCTCACTCCCCGCGCCTGGAGGGCCGAGATCCGGGCATGGGCCGAGCGGTCGCTGGAGGAAGACCTTGCACAGGCCCGCCTCACCGCGCCGGAAGCCGACCGGGTGCGCGGCCGGCTCACGGCATGGGACGCCAGCGACCTGCGCCCGGGCTGGCCGATGAACCCCGGCCTGACGATCACCGACCACTACGGCGAACCCCGCACGCTGATCACACCGCAGGCCCTGCACCACACGGGGGTCCGCTACGACCGCACCGCGCTGATCCGCTTCGTCGTCCACGCCGGTGTCCACCACGCTCAGATCGCAGCAAGCACAGGCACGCTCCCCCCGCCCCCGATCCGTGCTGCTGCCCGCGTGCACGAGGACTCGGCCACGAGGACCCTGATGGAGGGGCATGCCACCTGGGCCGAACAGAAAGTGGCAGGCGCCTACTTCGGATTCTGCCGGGAGCACCGGCCCCGAGAAGTGCCGCGCTCATGGCGGTACCGGCAGCATGCCCGACTGATCCCCTGGTTGCAGCCCCCTGCGGATCTCACCTCGCTGATGTGCGCGCGAGCAGCGGATCCGAGTCCACCGGCCCGCGAAGACGGCGCGAGTTTTGTCCAGGCAGTCATCGAAGTCTCCGGCAGCGTCGCCCCGTTCAACCGGATCTGGACCGACCCCTCGCTCGCCCCCACGAACCGGGAAATCACCCATCCCGAGGCATGGTTCAGCCGCGTCAGCATCGAAGGACCAGCGCTCCTGTAACCGCCGCCGCGCTGAGGAGCCTCCGCTCCCACTCCCCCGGCCGGGCCCCTCTCGGCCTCAGTCCCGCGTAACGCCATTCCCATACCGACCACACCAGCACGAAAGGATCATCAGTGACCCGGTTGACCGCCTCGGACACACCCCGTCGTTCCGCCCCGCGGAAGCTTCCCTCGATGCGTCCGTATCAGAAGGAGGTGCACGACGCGGTTGTCACCGGGCTGACGAACGGGACCCGGGGACAACTGCACGCGGCGTGCGGGTCCGGCAAAACCTTCATGGCGCTGCGTGCGGTGGAGGAACTGGTCCCGGGAGACGGGATGATCGTGGTCCTGGCCCCGTCACTGGCTCTGGTCGCGCAGATCTTGCGGGAGTGGCAGGACGCCGGCGTGGTCGGGTTCCGTGCGATGGCGGTCTGCTCGGACGAGAAGGTCTCCGACGTCCCGGTACGGACCGAGGATTTCGAGGTGCCGGTCAGTACTGATCCGGACGTGATCACCTCCTGGTTGAGCGGTGGCAGGCGCCGGATCATCTTCGGCACCTACGCATCTGCCGCCCGGATCGGTGAAAGTCTGCGGCAGGCCGGTCTCGAAGTCGACATGCTGGTGTGCGACGAGGGGCACCACCTGTTCGGCAAACGGGATGCCGCCCGTCGTCGGGTCGTCACCGACTCGGCTTTCCTGCCCCACCGCAGCCGACTGGTGATGACGGCAACGCCGAACGTGACAGGCGGCCAGGCCGGGGATGCGTTGACCTGGCAGAGCGAGGAACTGTTCGGGCCGGTGCTGTACCGGTACCCCTTCGCCCGCGGGATCGCCGAGGGGTATCTGAAGGACTACCGGCTGGTGGTGCTGGGCATCAGCGACGCCGAGGCCCGTGCCCTGCTCGCCGACACCGCATCCGACTACGTAGACGGCGAGATCGCTCTGAGGACCGTCGTCGCGCAGGCCGCGCTGGCACACGCCCGCAACACCTACGGCACCGAGCGCGCCATCACCTTCCACCCCCGGGTGCAGCAGGCCGCCGACTTCGCACGCACCCTTCCCGCCACCATCGCCCGCCTGCCCGCCGCCAAGCAGCCGGCGGGCATGGTCCACGCTACCCACATCAGCGGGGCGATGGACACCGCCGAGCGGGAGGGCATCATGGCGCGGCTGGCGCAGCCGCCCGCCGGCGGATGGACGGTGGTCTCCAACGCGCAGTGCCTGACCGAGGGCGTTGATGTTCCGGCGGTGGACACGATCGTCTTCACCCACCCGTCCCGGTCCGCGGCCAAGGTGACCCAGGCCGTGGGCCGGGCCATGCGCCGAAGCCGCCACACAGCCTCCATCGCCACGATCATCGTGCCGGTCATCGTTCCGGACACCACCGCCGAGGTCGACGACGAACTCGACGCCGGCGACTTCGAAGCTCTCTTCGAAGTCGTACGTGCCCTCAGGGCCCACGACGACGTCTTCGGCGCCGAACTGGACCGGGAACGCGCGAACTTGTCGCTGCGCACCGCCGGCAGGAAGGGCGCCGAGGGACCCGGAGCGCAGGAAGGGGAGGAATCCGACCTACCGAAGAGGATCACCTTCCACCTGCCGGAGGGCACATCCGACCGTATCCTCCATCAGCTGCGTCTGCTAACGGTACGCAACTCCACCTCCTCCTGGTGGGAGGGATACGCGGACGCGGTCGCCTTCCACAAGGAGCACGGCCACCTGAACGTGCCGGAGAACCAGCTCGGCGCCAGTGGCCGCCAGCTGACCGCATGGATAGCCACCTTGCGCAGGCATCGCCGCAAGGGGTGGGTTCCCCAGGACCGTATCGACGCCATGGACCGCATCGGCATGGAGTGGGAACCACTGGATGCCCGGCGGCAGCAACTGCTCAGCGATGCCCGCGCCTACCAGCAAAAACACGGCAACATCGACGTGCCCGACAGCCATGTCACGCCCGAGGGGAGGCTGCTGGGCTCGCAGTTCAAGGCACTGCGTACCGCCTACCGTGAAGGCCGCCTGCACCAGCCCCTGGTCCGCGCGCTGGACGAATTGGGAATGCGCTGGGACCCGCAAGCCGCCAAGAAGCAGGAACTGCTGGACGCCTGCGACCGTTACCTCCAGCGTTTCGGAAATCTCGAAGTACCGGTCAAATACGTCGACACCGAAGGCTACCGCCTCGGCCCGGCCCTCTCCTACGTGCGCTCCGTCGCTCAGGGCACCGTCAAAGACCGGGAGGGAAACGCGCGGACCCTGGATGCCGACCAGCGTACCGAGCTGGAGAGACGTGGAGTTGTCCTGGACTTCCGGGTCACTGCCCTGGACCAGGACCTCAAGACGGCCCTGGTCGAGAAAGTCCAAGCCGGAACGCAACTCAAGGACGCCCGCAAAGCACTCGGCATCAGCGATTCCGCAGTCATCACGGCACGGCAGAAGGACACAGAGTTCGACGTCCGCCTGAAAGTCGCTCTCCGGGCCCAGTACCGCGTCCTGGACGAGTCGGAAAAGCAAGCTCTGATCGACGAAGTCGCATCCGGAACCTCAATCCGAAAAGCCCGCCAAATTCTCTCCCTGTCCGCTTCCTCCATTGCGACGGCGCGAAAGAAAGACGCCCAGTTCGATGCCCGCTTGAAATCCGCTCTTCAGCAGCAGAGTCGCCCCTTGGCCGCGGCGGAAGAAAGGGCCTGATGGACGAAGTCGCATCCGAAGCCCCCTGGACCCCCACCGCTCACTCGAAGCCATCGAGGGCCGGCACTCCAACCGGTCCGGGTGTCCAGGTCCCGTAGCACCGTCACGTTGCGTGGCACAGGGCTACCGGTCCGCAGCGATTCGGCCACAACCTGGACCCTCGTCCGCGGCTCAATTCAGGGATGCGCGACATCCGCGGCCCACAGCCGTGGGGCACGGACACGACTCAAACACGCGCGTTCGAAAGCGGTGGCCGGCTCGTTGTCCCGGTCATCATCAGTCATCCCCAACCCGGCCTGCAGGCTGCCCTGTTGGTGATGCGTGCCGGTGGCCGCCGTGCGCGCCAGCCACCGGCACGCCTGCGTTCTCTCGTCCGGTCAACGTCAGGAGTCTCGATGAACCCCGCCCTCGCTATCGCCCCTCCTCCCCTCCCTGGAGCGCGCTGGGCCGTCCAGACGGCTGCTGCTCGACCCCTCGTGACGATGCGCGACAGCGCCGCGGCCGGCACCACGGCTATGTCACACCCGGATCCGAGGTGGGGGGCATGAGCGCCGCCATGAACCCGCCCGGGGGCTGCCACCCCTATAAGCGAGCAGTCCTGGAGAGGATCTCCGCCGGGCGGCGATACACCGCTCTCACCGTGTCGGCGAGCGGAGGCACGTCATGACGCAGCCGACGGTGCCCGCGCAGGGCTCCCGCCCCCCGTCCGACGCCGCCATGACCGCAGTTGCGCCGCCGGCACCCGCGGAGATCAAGTACACCGGCCAGTACTCGGTCAACCCCATGGACGGGGTCTCGTTTAGGGCCCTGTGCGCCCGGATCCCGTCGGTGATGAAACGGATCGCGGGCATGTCATGGGCGGTCGACCGGACGGCGGTCGTCCTGCTGGTGGTATGCCAGGTGACGGTCGGCCTGTCGGCGGCCGGACAGCTGACCGCCACGTCGGACGTCATGCGCTCGCTCTTCGGCGACGGAACGGTACAGGAGCGGCTGCACCAGGCGCTGCCGGCGCTGATCTTCGTCGCGGTGATGGCCGCCCTGTCCCGCACCGCGAGTGCGGTCTCGGCCTACGGTGACCGGCGCATCACCCCGAAGCTGACCACCGAGGCCGACACGACACTGGTCTCCTCGGTGTGCCAGGTGGAGGCCGCCGCCTACAGCGAGGACGGATTCCACGACCGGCAGGAAGCCGCCGAGATGGGCGTGATCCGCACCCATGTGATGGTCGCCGACGCCCAGCAGCTGATGTCCTCACTGATCCAACTGGTCACGGCGTGCTCGGTCCTGGCCGTGCTGGACTGGCGGCTGCTGCCGTTCCTGCTGCTGGCCGTCCTCCCGGCCGGCGTCGGCTCGGTGCTCACCGCGCGCGTCGACTACGAGATCCACTACGCAAACATCGCCAACCGCAACGCCCGGGGGATGATGCGCTGGTGGGCGACGAGCCCGAAATACGGGGACGAGGTCCGCGCCAACTCGATGTCCGGCTACCTGCTGTACTGGTACCGGATATTGTCGCAACAGGCGGACGAGCGCTCGCTGGCCGCAGCTCCCCGGATCCTGCGGATCAACCTCGCTTCAGCCGCGTGCGGCGGGCTGTTCCTGGTGGCCACCTGGGCGGCGCTGTACTGGCTGGCGGCCACCGGCCAGATCGCGGTGGCGATCGCCGCGACCGCGGTCTTCGCCGTGCGGACCACCCTGGGCGCGCTGACCCAGCTGGTCCGCAGCGCCGCCGCGGTCTTCCACACCAGCCTCTACCTCGGCGACATGACCACCTTCCTCGACGAGGCCCAGGAAAAGGCCCCTCACCGCGGGGAGTTGACGGTGCGGGCGCCCCTCGACGAGGTCTGCGTGCGGGGGGCGGTGTACCACTACCCGGGCAAGGACAAGCCGGCCCTCGACGGGGTGTCGCTGACGCTCAAGCGCGGGCAGATCCTGGCGCTGGTCGGCGTGAACGGTTCCGGCAAGACCACCCTGACTCGCCTGCTCGCCGGGATCCTCCTGGCCGACGAGGGCACGGTGACCTGGAACGGGACCGACCTCGCCGAGGTGGACCCGGACACCGTGTGGGCGCTTACCGGTCTGGTCCCGCAGGTCTTCGCGCAGTGGCCGCTCAGGCTGCGGGAGAACGTCAATCTCGGCCAGCCCCGCTCCGGTGGCGATGTGCCGGTGTGGGAGGCGATCGACGCCGTCGGACTGCGCGAGGCGGTCGAGGACCTGCCCGACCAGCTCGACACCCTGCTGGCGCGGGAGATCTTCAGCGGGGTGGAGCTGTCCGGCGGACAGTGGCAGCGGGTGGCGTGCGCCCGGGGGCTGCACCGGCTCCCGGAGCTGCTGATCATGGACGAGCCGACCTCTCAGGTCGACCCGGAAGGCGAACACCGGGCATTCGAGACGCTCAAAGCCATGGCGGCGGACCGCATCACGATCGTGGTGACGCACCGACTGGAGAACACCAAGATCGCTGACGAGATCGTGGTGATGGAGGAAGGCCGGGTCACCGAGCACGGCACCTACGAGGACCTCGCCTGCGGCGACGGAACCTTCGCGCGGCTGCTGGCCCTGTCACAAGACCGCTGACCGGCCGGGTGCCGCCTGTAGGGTCCGCGACTTCGTTAGCAATGAGAGGAGTTCGTTAGCAGTGGAGTAGCAAATCCGCGGCTCGATGAGCAGTCGGTCTCATCACCTGCGGGCTCGCCGTATCCACGGGCCCGGCTCCCAGCTTCGTGACCACGTTGGTGCTCATGATCGGCCGACAGGGGCAGTGCTAATGAAGCCCGGATTCCGGCGTTTCTGCAGGACGCAGTGCTCACAGAACCGCGGAACCTACACCGCCCCGTCATATGCCGGTGCGGCACCCGCCTTCGTACCGATCCCGGATTCCCCCTTCCCGAAGGACCTTGATGACGACCAG of Streptomyces phaeolivaceus contains these proteins:
- a CDS encoding GTP-binding protein; translation: MDSSSSDPRPARRFGRAKPTPVKIVVSGGFGVGKTTFVSAVSEITPLRTEAVITRVSEGVDDLSLLVDKTATTVGMDFGRITFPQLNAVVMLFGTPGQTRFWFMWDELTRGALAAVVLVDTRRLDESFPAVDYFERLGLPFLVAVNVFDDASHYDPDEVASALALPSTVPVVLCDARLSTDATGVLARLIDHVLTHSYSPAAVLQGAQL
- a CDS encoding GAF domain-containing protein — encoded protein: MNPHAPSDLLSTTRHDTDWQSHLPEVFDPMAPPVEAFDAFARQVADVLGTPYAMLNWVGDEQYFLGLANPADSELPVLGRTLPLTHGFCPHVVQRRGSLVLTDVLDFDAFAGNPVVDELGVRMYAGAPLIDKRTNHVWGTVCGIDIEPRARSQGRPVWTRIDHMRDLLMTELYLRTSP
- a CDS encoding acyl-CoA dehydrogenase family protein, with amino-acid sequence MSSTTADLTPDYEALVQHFDEFATAEVAPRVQRMESSPHAVERDLALLMAEQGWFGATIPRQYGGMHAGHLAKTLMIQRMARASGAAGAILQASQLPVSMLIHFGSDEQKALLLPQVSCGDTLLSIAVTEEETGSHVLGMETTARRDGNDWILDGSKVHIGNSHIAHFHCVVARTASADTAGSRALTAFLVEHDRDGLTVEPHRPALGLHGFTFGKLTFDGVRIPEANVIGEVGDGKDIAYSSSILYGRPNLAAVSLGIHEAIMECAAGFLQGRRRYNGALADLPVLRDRVGDMKSRLMASRDLAHHAVRMLDSGRPCDDLLINSKYLNHKWAVQSGQDAMELHGAHALRTDYPLQRLWRDVQHTYAPAGTGEVQRQRLAETELGAPPIQWSERLAAKTSLFLPTSTAA
- a CDS encoding zinc-dependent metalloprotease, with the translated sequence MTIIDVPNETRGHSGLAEEIEQILRDTASLIQEVTDLSCPTLVFRLLTPRAWRAEIRAWAERSLEEDLAQARLTAPEADRVRGRLTAWDASDLRPGWPMNPGLTITDHYGEPRTLITPQALHHTGVRYDRTALIRFVVHAGVHHAQIAASTGTLPPPPIRAAARVHEDSATRTLMEGHATWAEQKVAGAYFGFCREHRPREVPRSWRYRQHARLIPWLQPPADLTSLMCARAADPSPPAREDGASFVQAVIEVSGSVAPFNRIWTDPSLAPTNREITHPEAWFSRVSIEGPALL
- a CDS encoding DEAD/DEAH box helicase — translated: MRPYQKEVHDAVVTGLTNGTRGQLHAACGSGKTFMALRAVEELVPGDGMIVVLAPSLALVAQILREWQDAGVVGFRAMAVCSDEKVSDVPVRTEDFEVPVSTDPDVITSWLSGGRRRIIFGTYASAARIGESLRQAGLEVDMLVCDEGHHLFGKRDAARRRVVTDSAFLPHRSRLVMTATPNVTGGQAGDALTWQSEELFGPVLYRYPFARGIAEGYLKDYRLVVLGISDAEARALLADTASDYVDGEIALRTVVAQAALAHARNTYGTERAITFHPRVQQAADFARTLPATIARLPAAKQPAGMVHATHISGAMDTAEREGIMARLAQPPAGGWTVVSNAQCLTEGVDVPAVDTIVFTHPSRSAAKVTQAVGRAMRRSRHTASIATIIVPVIVPDTTAEVDDELDAGDFEALFEVVRALRAHDDVFGAELDRERANLSLRTAGRKGAEGPGAQEGEESDLPKRITFHLPEGTSDRILHQLRLLTVRNSTSSWWEGYADAVAFHKEHGHLNVPENQLGASGRQLTAWIATLRRHRRKGWVPQDRIDAMDRIGMEWEPLDARRQQLLSDARAYQQKHGNIDVPDSHVTPEGRLLGSQFKALRTAYREGRLHQPLVRALDELGMRWDPQAAKKQELLDACDRYLQRFGNLEVPVKYVDTEGYRLGPALSYVRSVAQGTVKDREGNARTLDADQRTELERRGVVLDFRVTALDQDLKTALVEKVQAGTQLKDARKALGISDSAVITARQKDTEFDVRLKVALRAQYRVLDESEKQALIDEVASGTSIRKARQILSLSASSIATARKKDAQFDARLKSALQQQSRPLAAAEERA
- a CDS encoding ATP-binding cassette domain-containing protein; translation: MTQPTVPAQGSRPPSDAAMTAVAPPAPAEIKYTGQYSVNPMDGVSFRALCARIPSVMKRIAGMSWAVDRTAVVLLVVCQVTVGLSAAGQLTATSDVMRSLFGDGTVQERLHQALPALIFVAVMAALSRTASAVSAYGDRRITPKLTTEADTTLVSSVCQVEAAAYSEDGFHDRQEAAEMGVIRTHVMVADAQQLMSSLIQLVTACSVLAVLDWRLLPFLLLAVLPAGVGSVLTARVDYEIHYANIANRNARGMMRWWATSPKYGDEVRANSMSGYLLYWYRILSQQADERSLAAAPRILRINLASAACGGLFLVATWAALYWLAATGQIAVAIAATAVFAVRTTLGALTQLVRSAAAVFHTSLYLGDMTTFLDEAQEKAPHRGELTVRAPLDEVCVRGAVYHYPGKDKPALDGVSLTLKRGQILALVGVNGSGKTTLTRLLAGILLADEGTVTWNGTDLAEVDPDTVWALTGLVPQVFAQWPLRLRENVNLGQPRSGGDVPVWEAIDAVGLREAVEDLPDQLDTLLAREIFSGVELSGGQWQRVACARGLHRLPELLIMDEPTSQVDPEGEHRAFETLKAMAADRITIVVTHRLENTKIADEIVVMEEGRVTEHGTYEDLACGDGTFARLLALSQDR